Proteins from one Halopseudomonas pelagia genomic window:
- the recD gene encoding exodeoxyribonuclease V subunit alpha has protein sequence MQGDQLDLLAGPGLAVELHDSQRLLALLDQWQANGWLRTLDRALAGFLHEQVPDSPASVLLAAALVSHQLGHGHVCLDLQATLAEPDFALSLPPEGEAIEEALLPSQLLAGWRVTDWQQQLAASAVVDSERPELGSRPLVLVGQRLYLRRYWQYERQVVDSLLQRLGQPLAVPADLPARLQALFAGSQQNPDWQRLACALAARGRFSIITGGPGTGKTTTVVRLLALLQTPAVAVGQPLRIRLAAPTGKAAARLTESIGKQVGALPVDASVSDAIPKEVTTLHRLLGSLPDSRHFRHHAGNPLALDVLVVDEASMIDLEMMACVLAALPPSARLVLLGDKDQLASVEAGAVLGDLCRYADGGWYSEETRAWLEQVSGQSLAAAELQIGEQVTHPLAQQTAMLRYSHRFGSHSGIGELARAVNRCDSAGARRLLVSGDFSDIHRQRLSAPGDSAFGTLVLGGNEGLPGYAGYLQVLQDMRPEQDVSGADPVWESWARKVLQAFDRFQLLCAVRRGDWGVEAVNQRVAALLQRRGLLRSDQGWYEGRPVLVTRNDYALGLMNGDIGIALRIREPALQPGEPEKEALRVAFPRNDGSGGIRFVLPSRLPEVESVFAMTVHKSQGSEFEHVALVLPETGNPVLTKELVYTAITRASAHFSLLESRDGVFEQAVQTRVKRVSGLAF, from the coding sequence ATGCAGGGTGATCAACTGGATCTGCTCGCCGGCCCCGGCCTCGCAGTAGAGTTGCATGACAGCCAGCGTCTGCTGGCGCTGCTTGATCAGTGGCAGGCCAATGGCTGGTTGCGGACGCTGGATCGTGCGCTCGCAGGCTTTCTCCATGAACAGGTGCCCGACTCTCCGGCCAGCGTATTACTGGCTGCGGCGCTGGTCAGTCACCAATTGGGGCATGGCCATGTGTGTCTGGATCTGCAGGCAACCCTGGCAGAGCCGGACTTTGCTCTGTCACTGCCGCCCGAAGGCGAAGCCATAGAGGAGGCTTTGCTGCCGTCGCAATTACTCGCGGGTTGGCGCGTGACGGACTGGCAGCAACAACTGGCGGCAAGCGCAGTGGTCGACAGCGAGCGGCCCGAACTCGGCAGCCGGCCTTTGGTGCTGGTAGGGCAGCGTCTGTATCTGCGCCGCTATTGGCAGTATGAACGCCAGGTGGTTGATAGCTTGTTGCAGCGCCTTGGCCAGCCGCTGGCTGTGCCGGCCGATTTGCCGGCGCGCTTGCAAGCGCTGTTTGCCGGCAGCCAGCAGAACCCGGATTGGCAGCGGCTGGCTTGCGCACTGGCAGCGCGTGGTCGTTTCAGCATCATTACCGGTGGGCCCGGTACCGGCAAGACCACTACCGTAGTGCGTCTGCTGGCGCTGCTGCAGACCCCGGCAGTGGCAGTAGGCCAACCATTGCGCATCCGACTGGCGGCGCCTACCGGCAAGGCGGCTGCGCGCCTGACCGAATCCATTGGCAAACAGGTCGGTGCGCTGCCGGTGGATGCCAGCGTGAGTGACGCCATCCCCAAGGAAGTAACTACTCTGCATCGTTTGCTCGGCAGCCTGCCGGACAGCCGCCACTTCCGCCATCATGCGGGCAATCCGCTGGCGCTGGATGTGCTGGTGGTGGATGAGGCATCGATGATCGATCTGGAAATGATGGCCTGCGTACTGGCCGCGCTGCCGCCCAGTGCACGGCTGGTGCTGCTTGGCGACAAGGATCAACTGGCATCGGTCGAGGCCGGCGCCGTGCTCGGTGATCTCTGCCGGTACGCGGATGGTGGCTGGTATAGCGAAGAAACCCGCGCTTGGCTGGAGCAGGTCAGTGGTCAGTCACTGGCGGCTGCCGAGTTGCAAATAGGTGAGCAGGTTACGCATCCGTTGGCGCAGCAGACTGCCATGCTGCGCTACTCCCACCGCTTCGGTAGCCACAGCGGCATCGGTGAACTCGCTCGTGCGGTTAACCGCTGTGATAGCGCCGGGGCAAGGCGATTACTGGTAAGCGGCGACTTTAGCGATATTCACCGGCAACGGTTGAGTGCACCTGGCGATTCAGCGTTCGGCACCCTGGTGCTGGGTGGTAACGAGGGCCTACCGGGATACGCTGGCTACTTGCAGGTGTTGCAGGATATGCGTCCGGAGCAGGACGTCAGCGGCGCAGATCCGGTCTGGGAAAGCTGGGCGCGCAAGGTGCTCCAAGCGTTTGATCGCTTCCAGCTATTGTGCGCAGTGCGCCGCGGCGACTGGGGTGTGGAGGCAGTCAATCAGCGAGTGGCGGCGTTGTTGCAACGTCGCGGTCTGCTGCGCAGTGATCAGGGCTGGTACGAAGGCCGCCCGGTGCTGGTCACCCGCAATGATTATGCGCTGGGCCTGATGAACGGGGATATCGGTATCGCCCTGCGTATTCGCGAGCCGGCTTTGCAACCCGGCGAGCCGGAAAAGGAAGCGCTGCGCGTGGCGTTCCCGCGTAATGATGGTAGCGGCGGTATCCGGTTTGTATTACCCAGCCGCTTGCCGGAAGTCGAATCGGTATTTGCGATGACGGTGCACAAATCCCAGGGCTCCGAGTTCGAACACGTGGCTCTGGTACTACCCGAAACGGGTAACCCGGTGCTGACCAAAGAACTGGTGTACACCGCCATCACCCGCGCCAGCGCGCATTTCAGCTTGCTGGAAAGCCGCGACGGGGTATTCGAGCAGGCGGTACAGACGCGGGTAAAGCGGGTCAGTGGCCTGGCATTCTGA
- a CDS encoding BCCT family transporter, which translates to MDKDPSSNTGIEPENPPLDAIPAPSGESTLIDTDYVIGQDNIKGQFSFALDIHGKVFSISALTIIAFVILTLALQNDVEPIFSAIRDWLTGNLAWFFLGAANIFVILCLVLIVSPLGKVRLGGMDAKPDHSYMGWFSMLFAAGMGIGLMFYGVSEPMSHFSASMGGVAVGEEGLRTDWAPLAGAAGDAQAAASLGMAATIFHWGLHPWAIYAIVALALALFSFNKGLPLSIRSIFYPILGERVWGWPGHVIDILAVFATLFGLATSLGIGAEQAAGGIDYLFGIAATDMSKVLLIIGITAIALMSVLAGLDKGVKRLSQLNMVLAILLLGFVIVVGPTLAILTGFFTNLGSYLQHLPALSNPIGREDANFSQGWTAFYWAWWISWSPFVGMFIARVSRGRTVREFLIAVLLVPSLVSVLWMTAFGGTGIGQFVNDGFTGVQDAALELQLFAMLGELPLAEITSFIGIILVIVFFITSSDSGSLVIDTITAGGKVNAPVPQRVFWVIIEGVIAIALLLGGGLVALQAMAVSTGLPFTLVLLVGCISIVKGLMSEPR; encoded by the coding sequence ATGGATAAAGATCCCTCTTCAAATACCGGCATTGAGCCGGAAAATCCCCCCCTGGATGCCATCCCGGCACCTTCGGGCGAATCAACGCTGATCGATACCGATTACGTCATTGGCCAGGATAATATCAAAGGGCAGTTTTCCTTTGCGCTGGATATCCACGGTAAGGTGTTCAGCATTTCGGCGTTGACCATTATTGCGTTCGTGATTCTCACGCTGGCACTACAGAATGACGTGGAGCCGATTTTCAGCGCCATCCGTGATTGGCTGACTGGTAATCTGGCCTGGTTCTTTCTGGGCGCTGCCAATATTTTCGTGATTCTCTGCCTGGTGCTCATCGTCTCGCCACTGGGCAAAGTGCGCCTGGGTGGTATGGACGCCAAACCGGATCACTCCTATATGGGCTGGTTCAGTATGCTGTTTGCCGCCGGTATGGGTATTGGCCTGATGTTCTACGGCGTCTCCGAGCCGATGTCGCATTTTTCCGCGTCCATGGGCGGTGTGGCTGTAGGCGAAGAGGGTTTGCGTACTGACTGGGCGCCGTTGGCTGGCGCTGCCGGTGATGCACAAGCCGCTGCCAGTTTGGGGATGGCCGCGACGATTTTCCATTGGGGTCTGCACCCTTGGGCCATTTACGCGATTGTGGCGCTGGCGCTGGCGCTGTTTTCCTTCAATAAGGGTCTGCCGCTGAGCATACGGTCGATCTTTTATCCGATTCTGGGAGAGCGGGTCTGGGGCTGGCCCGGGCATGTGATCGATATTCTTGCGGTGTTTGCCACCCTGTTTGGTCTGGCTACCTCCCTGGGTATTGGCGCGGAACAAGCCGCAGGCGGCATCGACTATCTGTTTGGCATTGCCGCTACGGACATGTCCAAGGTGCTGCTGATTATCGGCATCACGGCGATTGCCTTGATGTCTGTGCTGGCCGGGTTGGATAAGGGCGTTAAGCGGCTGTCGCAACTGAACATGGTTCTGGCGATCCTGTTGCTGGGCTTCGTCATTGTTGTCGGCCCAACGCTGGCGATCCTCACCGGCTTCTTTACCAATCTGGGGTCCTACCTCCAGCATCTGCCGGCGCTGTCCAACCCGATTGGCCGTGAAGATGCCAACTTCAGCCAGGGCTGGACCGCGTTTTATTGGGCTTGGTGGATCAGCTGGTCACCCTTCGTCGGCATGTTTATCGCCCGCGTCAGCCGTGGCCGTACCGTACGCGAGTTTCTGATTGCGGTTCTGCTGGTGCCTTCGCTGGTCTCAGTGTTGTGGATGACCGCCTTTGGCGGTACCGGCATCGGTCAGTTCGTCAACGACGGATTTACCGGAGTGCAGGATGCGGCGTTGGAGTTGCAGCTGTTTGCCATGCTTGGTGAGCTGCCTTTGGCGGAAATCACCTCGTTCATCGGTATCATTCTGGTGATCGTGTTCTTTATCACCTCGTCGGATTCCGGCTCGCTGGTGATCGATACCATCACGGCTGGGGGCAAGGTCAATGCCCCGGTACCACAGCGGGTGTTCTGGGTGATCATCGAAGGCGTGATTGCTATTGCGCTGCTGCTCGGTGGCGGTCTGGTGGCATTGCAGGCCATGGCGGTATCGACCGGTTTACCGTTTACCCTGGTGTTGCTGGTCGGCTGTATCTCGATTGTTAAAGGGTTGATGTCCGAGCCCCGTTAA
- the recB gene encoding exodeoxyribonuclease V subunit beta: MNNQHNPDETLAHSLPLALRCPLRGSRLIEASAGTGKTFTISALYLRLVLGHGGDAAFVRELLPPEILVVTFTEAATQELRDRIRARLVDAARALRGEDEKPDPIIAALREDIDPDLWSASARKLEIAAQWMDQAAVSTIHSWCQRMLREHAFDSGSLFVQTLETDQRELLAEVARDYWRLHCYHLQDAALGWVDHNWQQPDLLLGKARILLDQAPADAHEQDLQQLIDAGLQQAEEQMAALKAPWLDWADELTLLLEQAREAKAYNGQKMNSRNLGNWLDRLRSWAGDPQQLVLDIGAGFSRLTPEGLAEVWKVGSPPDHPALDAMRDLRADLERIKGPEQAALRHAAAWIAQRFEAEKRRRAQMGFDDMLTRLDAALQGPNGDRLAEVIRTQFPVALIDEFQDTDPLQYRIFDRIYRVEANDQDTALLLIGDPKQAIYAFRGADIFTYLRARAATLGRHESLDTNFRSSAAMVTSVNHVFEQAEQQFDRGAFLFRRGEHNPLPFLSVTAQGRDAVWSVGGQPAPALTAWYLPSDEPVSGDDYRWQMAERCATAMVELLQAGQQGEAGFAEPGEPIQPVRPADMAVLVRTGREAQAIRQALAERGVRSVYLSDKDSVLTTLEAQDLLRWLRACAEPGNDRLLRAALAAPTLNLSWAELEQLNEDERLWERRVDEFRDYRRLWQRQGVLPMLHRLLHQFQLPARLLGQRDGERRLTNLLHLAELLQSAARELDGEQALIRHLGELIRQAGSGSAEEQVLRLESDAELVKVVTIHKSKGLEYPLVFLPFISHSRPVKKGEPVRVHDGQRSQLHLDPNEEVLAQADQERLGEDLRLLYVALTRARHACWLGLADLKSGNSKQSVLHHSAIAWLLAGGQPLPASSALIGWLEGWQQADGSIVVQPAPEPLEEIYQPQQDAVLNLRERVPSHARFESWWIGSYSALTVSSDTPLAAETALAEKITDDDRKARFIALRPGETPTIHRFPRGPQPGTFIHGLLELAGNEGFASLSEPQQCVTWLVPRCQRRGWGEWSQCLSDWLVQLLTRPGLVPGSTLALADLHPGQYQSELEFLFSASRVDVRQIDQLVCAATLDQQPRPALQRDQLNGLFKGFIDLVFEHEGRYYVVDYKSNWLGQGLTDYTEAAMQRMILEHRYDLQYVLYLLALHRQLRARLPDYDYDRHIGGALYWFVRGVEADNGGLWLDRPPRALIEALDRLFAGEPQEASHAG, from the coding sequence CTGCGCGGCAGCCGCTTGATCGAAGCCAGCGCCGGTACCGGCAAGACCTTCACCATCTCCGCGCTCTACCTGCGCCTGGTGCTGGGCCATGGCGGCGACGCCGCCTTCGTCCGTGAATTGCTGCCGCCAGAAATTCTGGTAGTGACCTTTACCGAAGCGGCCACCCAGGAATTGCGCGACCGCATTCGTGCGCGTCTGGTCGATGCGGCCAGGGCGTTGCGGGGCGAGGACGAGAAGCCGGATCCGATTATTGCCGCGCTGCGGGAAGATATCGACCCGGATCTATGGTCGGCCAGCGCGCGCAAGCTGGAGATCGCCGCGCAATGGATGGATCAAGCCGCTGTGTCGACCATCCACAGCTGGTGCCAGCGTATGCTGCGCGAGCACGCCTTCGACAGTGGCAGCCTGTTTGTGCAGACGCTGGAAACCGATCAGCGCGAGTTGCTCGCCGAGGTCGCACGCGATTACTGGCGCCTGCATTGTTACCACCTGCAGGATGCAGCACTGGGCTGGGTGGACCACAACTGGCAGCAACCGGATCTGCTGCTCGGCAAGGCGCGCATTCTGCTGGACCAGGCACCGGCGGACGCGCATGAGCAGGATCTGCAGCAGTTGATTGATGCCGGGCTGCAGCAGGCCGAGGAACAAATGGCAGCGCTCAAGGCACCCTGGCTGGATTGGGCTGACGAGCTGACCTTGCTGCTGGAGCAGGCCCGCGAGGCCAAGGCCTACAACGGTCAGAAGATGAACAGCCGCAATCTGGGCAACTGGCTGGACAGACTTCGCAGCTGGGCCGGCGATCCACAGCAGCTGGTACTGGACATAGGCGCAGGGTTTTCCCGCCTGACACCAGAGGGGCTTGCTGAAGTATGGAAGGTAGGCAGCCCGCCGGATCACCCGGCGCTGGACGCGATGCGCGATCTGAGAGCGGATCTGGAGCGGATCAAGGGGCCGGAACAAGCGGCCCTGCGCCACGCTGCGGCCTGGATTGCGCAACGCTTCGAGGCGGAAAAGCGCCGCCGTGCGCAGATGGGCTTCGACGACATGCTCACGCGTCTGGATGCCGCGCTGCAGGGACCCAACGGTGACCGCCTGGCCGAGGTGATCCGTACCCAGTTCCCGGTCGCCCTGATCGATGAATTTCAGGATACCGACCCGCTGCAGTATCGCATATTTGATCGAATCTACCGGGTAGAAGCCAATGATCAGGACACCGCCTTACTGCTGATCGGCGACCCGAAACAGGCGATCTACGCCTTCCGCGGTGCGGACATTTTCACCTATCTGCGTGCTCGCGCCGCCACGCTAGGGCGGCACGAGAGCCTGGACACCAACTTCCGTTCCAGTGCTGCGATGGTCACTTCCGTCAATCACGTGTTTGAGCAGGCCGAACAGCAATTTGACCGCGGAGCCTTTCTGTTCCGCCGGGGCGAGCACAACCCGCTGCCGTTTCTGTCGGTCACTGCCCAGGGTCGTGACGCGGTGTGGAGTGTCGGCGGTCAACCGGCGCCCGCGCTGACCGCCTGGTATTTGCCCAGCGACGAGCCGGTCAGCGGTGATGACTATCGTTGGCAGATGGCCGAGCGCTGCGCCACTGCAATGGTCGAGCTGCTGCAGGCCGGTCAGCAGGGCGAGGCCGGCTTTGCCGAGCCGGGCGAGCCGATTCAGCCGGTGCGACCGGCGGATATGGCGGTGCTGGTGCGTACCGGGCGCGAAGCCCAGGCGATTCGTCAGGCATTGGCCGAACGTGGCGTGCGCAGCGTTTATCTGTCGGACAAGGATTCGGTACTCACTACCCTGGAAGCGCAGGATCTGTTGCGCTGGTTGCGTGCCTGCGCAGAACCCGGCAATGACCGTTTGCTGCGCGCAGCATTGGCCGCCCCCACTCTGAACCTGAGTTGGGCCGAACTGGAACAGTTGAATGAAGATGAGCGCCTGTGGGAGCGGCGGGTCGATGAGTTTCGCGATTACCGCCGGCTATGGCAGCGCCAGGGCGTGCTGCCGATGTTGCATCGGCTGCTGCATCAATTCCAGCTGCCTGCGCGGCTGCTCGGCCAGCGTGATGGCGAGCGGCGGCTGACCAATCTGCTGCACCTGGCGGAGTTGCTGCAAAGTGCCGCGCGGGAACTGGATGGCGAACAGGCGCTTATTCGTCACCTCGGCGAACTGATTCGCCAGGCCGGCAGCGGCAGTGCAGAAGAGCAGGTGCTGCGGCTGGAAAGCGATGCGGAACTGGTCAAGGTGGTGACCATCCACAAATCCAAAGGCCTGGAATATCCCTTGGTGTTTCTGCCCTTTATCAGCCATAGCCGACCGGTGAAAAAAGGCGAGCCGGTGCGCGTGCATGACGGCCAGCGCTCGCAGCTGCATCTGGACCCCAATGAAGAGGTACTGGCGCAGGCTGACCAGGAACGGCTCGGCGAAGACCTGCGATTGTTGTATGTCGCGCTCACTCGCGCCCGGCATGCCTGCTGGCTAGGGCTGGCGGATCTGAAGTCAGGCAATAGCAAGCAGTCGGTACTGCACCACAGCGCCATCGCCTGGTTGCTGGCTGGCGGCCAGCCGCTCCCTGCTTCGTCGGCTCTGATCGGTTGGCTGGAGGGCTGGCAGCAGGCGGACGGCAGCATTGTTGTGCAACCCGCACCCGAGCCGCTTGAAGAGATTTACCAGCCACAACAGGATGCAGTCCTGAACCTCCGCGAACGCGTGCCTTCGCACGCACGTTTCGAATCCTGGTGGATTGGCTCCTACAGTGCGTTGACGGTCAGCAGTGACACGCCGCTGGCGGCTGAAACCGCTCTGGCAGAGAAGATTACCGATGATGACCGCAAGGCGCGCTTCATCGCCCTGCGGCCCGGTGAAACGCCGACCATTCATCGCTTCCCGCGCGGGCCGCAGCCTGGCACCTTTATTCATGGCTTGCTTGAGCTGGCCGGCAACGAGGGCTTTGCCAGCCTGAGTGAACCGCAGCAGTGCGTGACCTGGCTGGTGCCGCGCTGCCAGCGGCGTGGCTGGGGTGAGTGGAGTCAGTGCCTGAGCGACTGGCTGGTGCAACTGCTGACGCGCCCCGGGCTGGTGCCCGGCAGCACTCTGGCGCTGGCAGACTTGCACCCTGGCCAGTACCAGAGCGAGCTGGAGTTTCTATTCAGTGCCAGCCGCGTGGATGTACGGCAGATCGACCAACTGGTCTGCGCTGCAACCCTTGATCAGCAGCCGCGTCCAGCCTTGCAGCGTGATCAGCTCAATGGTTTGTTCAAGGGCTTTATCGATCTGGTATTCGAACATGAGGGCCGCTATTACGTGGTCGATTACAAGTCCAACTGGCTCGGCCAGGGGCTAACGGATTACACCGAGGCGGCGATGCAGCGCATGATCCTGGAGCATCGCTATGATCTGCAGTACGTACTCTATCTGCTGGCGCTGCACCGCCAGCTGCGCGCGCGTTTGCCGGACTACGACTACGACCGGCATATTGGCGGTGCACTCTATTGGTTTGTGCGCGGCGTGGAGGCAGATAACGGCGGGCTGTGGCTCGATCGGCCGCCGCGTGCGCTGATCGAGGCGCTCGACAGGCTGTTTGCCGGTGAGCCCCAGGAGGCTAGCCATGCAGGGTGA
- the ggt gene encoding gamma-glutamyltransferase → MRTLQPVAERQAEQMMISAAHPLAVEAGLDILRQGGHAVDAAIAVQMVLGLIESPETGIGGGGFLLLHQAGSAQPVVYDGRETAPAAANPDRFQFLGTSLPLALAIPSGSSVGVPGLVSMLALAHQEHGRLPWATLLAPAIALAESGLPMPPRLQRQIEADWSLRLFADTRQYYRRQAGVEPPVLRNPALARTLQQLADQGPQAFYRGPIAQQFVQRTNNARWGADDMRLEDLASYTALKRDAVCAPYREWTLCGAPPPSSGGISVLQIMGMLEHFDLSALAPGSPASLHLITEASRLAFADRNAYIGDPDFVRIPVDGLLDAQYLRQRAMLIKPDQALTQVHPGEPGKRVERRDIELAPDADERGTSHFSIVDAQGNLLALTSSNEAPFGSRMLSQGFVLNNQLTDFSFDPQLGDLAHPNAVAGGKRPRSSMAPIIVLDADGEPRLVIGSRGGSRIIGYVVKALVGVLDWNMDVQQAIALPNHLDRGLGLEMEAGTALEQQVSALQALGHEVSLVSMTSGLHGIERVDGQWRGGADPRLDGVALGE, encoded by the coding sequence GTGCGCACCCTTCAACCGGTAGCGGAACGTCAGGCGGAACAAATGATGATCTCCGCGGCGCACCCGTTAGCGGTGGAAGCCGGACTGGATATATTGCGTCAAGGTGGCCATGCAGTAGATGCCGCCATCGCGGTGCAAATGGTACTCGGGCTGATCGAATCACCCGAGACCGGCATCGGCGGCGGTGGGTTTCTGCTTCTGCATCAAGCGGGAAGCGCACAGCCGGTAGTTTACGATGGCCGCGAAACCGCACCCGCTGCCGCCAACCCCGACCGTTTCCAGTTTCTTGGCACCTCATTGCCGCTGGCGCTGGCTATTCCCAGCGGCTCGTCGGTCGGCGTGCCTGGGCTGGTCTCGATGTTGGCCCTGGCCCACCAGGAACACGGCCGCCTACCCTGGGCGACGCTGCTGGCTCCAGCCATCGCGCTGGCCGAGTCGGGCCTGCCGATGCCACCCCGTTTACAGCGACAGATAGAGGCCGATTGGTCACTGCGCCTGTTCGCGGATACTCGCCAGTATTACCGGCGCCAGGCCGGCGTCGAGCCGCCCGTATTACGCAACCCGGCGCTAGCCAGGACCTTGCAGCAGCTTGCGGATCAGGGCCCCCAGGCTTTCTACCGAGGCCCCATCGCACAACAGTTTGTCCAGCGCACCAACAATGCGCGCTGGGGAGCCGACGATATGCGCCTGGAAGATCTGGCTAGCTATACCGCACTGAAGCGCGATGCGGTCTGCGCGCCCTACCGCGAATGGACGTTGTGCGGCGCGCCACCGCCCTCCTCCGGCGGCATTAGCGTATTGCAGATCATGGGCATGCTTGAACACTTCGACCTGAGTGCGTTGGCGCCTGGTAGTCCGGCCAGCCTGCATCTAATTACCGAAGCCAGCCGCCTGGCGTTTGCCGATCGCAACGCTTATATCGGCGATCCGGATTTTGTCCGGATACCCGTCGATGGGTTACTCGATGCCCAATACCTGCGCCAGCGCGCCATGCTGATCAAGCCCGACCAGGCGCTGACTCAGGTGCATCCCGGCGAACCCGGCAAACGCGTGGAGCGACGCGATATCGAGCTGGCGCCTGATGCGGATGAGCGCGGCACCTCGCACTTCAGTATCGTCGATGCACAAGGGAACCTGTTGGCGCTGACCAGCTCGAATGAGGCGCCCTTCGGGAGCCGAATGCTCAGCCAGGGGTTCGTGTTGAATAACCAATTGACCGACTTCAGCTTCGATCCGCAGTTGGGCGATCTCGCTCACCCCAACGCCGTGGCTGGCGGCAAACGCCCGCGCAGTTCAATGGCTCCGATTATAGTTCTGGATGCCGATGGAGAGCCTAGACTGGTTATTGGTTCGCGCGGCGGCAGCCGGATCATCGGTTATGTCGTTAAAGCCCTGGTCGGCGTACTGGATTGGAATATGGATGTGCAGCAAGCCATCGCGCTGCCCAATCACCTGGACCGCGGCCTGGGACTGGAAATGGAAGCCGGCACGGCGCTGGAGCAGCAGGTATCCGCACTTCAAGCGCTGGGCCATGAGGTGAGCCTCGTGTCGATGACCAGCGGTTTGCACGGTATCGAACGAGTTGATGGGCAATGGCGCGGTGGTGCTGATCCGCGACTGGATGGCGTAGCCTTGGGTGAGTGA
- a CDS encoding amidoligase family protein, whose translation MTQNPFPMPPRQKTQKGELRRVGVELEMNGLTLDALAQLAAQFLGCEVEQTSRYERTLTGDAAGPWIVELDFRLLKKLGREKRQKDDLGDDLKTSAEEVLKWLTDNLVPHELVSPPLPLNRLHEVDALIAHLRNAGAKGTGDRMTNAFGMQFNPEVPDTEAETICAYLKAFICLYDWLLQRANINMTRRLTSYVDPFPSVYVRQVINQAYWPEMPQLISDYLRDNPTRNRALDMLPLFKHIDEARVLSVTGDALIKSRPTFHYRLPDCLIDQPGWGLHLAWADWLEVERLAGDAPRLAACCDAYRQHLDSGLSRLLTDWAEQVDKNWLGAQA comes from the coding sequence ATGACCCAGAACCCGTTTCCAATGCCGCCGCGGCAGAAAACCCAGAAGGGTGAGCTGCGCCGCGTAGGCGTAGAACTGGAAATGAATGGCCTGACCCTGGACGCCCTGGCCCAGTTGGCCGCGCAGTTTCTCGGCTGCGAGGTTGAACAGACCAGTCGCTACGAACGCACCCTCACTGGCGATGCTGCAGGCCCCTGGATCGTCGAGCTGGACTTCCGGTTATTGAAAAAACTGGGCCGGGAGAAACGTCAGAAGGATGATTTAGGCGATGACCTGAAAACCTCTGCCGAAGAAGTGCTCAAGTGGCTGACTGATAATCTGGTCCCACACGAGCTGGTTAGCCCGCCGCTGCCTTTGAACCGCCTGCATGAGGTCGACGCGCTAATCGCGCACCTGCGCAACGCTGGCGCCAAGGGTACCGGTGATCGCATGACCAATGCCTTTGGTATGCAGTTCAACCCGGAGGTGCCAGACACCGAAGCCGAGACCATCTGCGCCTATCTGAAAGCCTTCATATGTCTGTATGACTGGCTGTTGCAACGCGCCAATATCAATATGACGCGGCGACTGACCAGTTATGTCGACCCGTTTCCCAGCGTGTATGTGAGGCAAGTAATCAACCAGGCGTACTGGCCTGAGATGCCCCAGCTGATTAGCGACTATCTGCGAGACAATCCGACCCGTAACCGGGCGCTGGACATGCTGCCCCTGTTCAAGCATATCGACGAGGCCCGGGTGCTGTCGGTCACCGGCGACGCGCTGATCAAATCGCGGCCGACCTTTCATTACCGTTTGCCCGATTGCCTGATCGATCAACCCGGCTGGGGTTTGCACCTGGCATGGGCCGATTGGCTAGAGGTGGAACGTTTGGCCGGAGATGCCCCACGCCTGGCCGCCTGTTGCGATGCCTATCGCCAGCATCTGGATAGTGGCCTGAGTCGTCTACTGACCGATTGGGCAGAACAGGTCGACAAGAACTGGCTCGGCGCTCAGGCATGA
- a CDS encoding gamma-glutamyl-gamma-aminobutyrate hydrolase family protein → MTRRIVVAVTGPRRGAFGPRFLVGCALRWYGAQALQVRPGDDLSQLQYDAVVVTGGHDIDPVIYAAEPEVHPKYDAERDALELAVIDDALARNLPLLGICRGAQLLNARRGGNLFQELKSHRKMTSNRWTILPLKTLNVEPSSRLWRLLMSDNCRINSLHNQAIDKVGEGLIVSGRDLDGIVQAVEDPRKPFLLGVQWHPEFLLFYRRQRLLFQALIQAVRSAAE, encoded by the coding sequence ATGACGCGGCGGATTGTGGTTGCTGTGACTGGGCCTCGCCGCGGTGCTTTCGGGCCACGTTTCCTGGTCGGCTGTGCACTGCGCTGGTACGGTGCTCAAGCCCTGCAGGTCAGGCCCGGCGATGACTTGAGCCAACTGCAATATGATGCCGTGGTGGTGACCGGCGGGCATGACATCGACCCGGTGATCTATGCGGCCGAGCCAGAAGTCCATCCTAAGTACGACGCTGAACGCGATGCTCTGGAATTGGCCGTGATCGACGATGCGCTGGCGCGCAATCTGCCGCTGCTGGGCATATGCCGCGGTGCGCAGCTACTCAACGCACGGCGTGGCGGCAACCTGTTTCAGGAACTGAAGTCACACCGCAAGATGACCTCCAATCGCTGGACCATACTGCCGCTGAAAACCCTCAATGTTGAGCCGAGCAGCCGCCTATGGCGACTGTTGATGTCCGACAACTGCCGGATCAACAGCCTGCACAACCAGGCGATAGACAAGGTTGGCGAAGGGCTAATCGTCAGCGGCCGCGATCTGGACGGTATCGTTCAGGCAGTGGAAGATCCGCGCAAGCCGTTCCTGCTTGGCGTGCAATGGCACCCGGAATTCCTGTTGTTTTACCGCCGCCAGCGCCTGTTGTTCCAGGCGCTGATTCAGGCGGTCAGAAGCGCCGCTGAGTAA